One window of Quercus robur chromosome 12, dhQueRobu3.1, whole genome shotgun sequence genomic DNA carries:
- the LOC126710132 gene encoding bHLH transcription factor RHL1-like isoform X1, whose protein sequence is MEGRSGNDNPWDLMSMSVDGKANKASPVPEDCRTQHFFLADGKCGNQTKALPLPQWIQTPQLSHNYVEYLAESSRFLPKATTEGLLESIPSSVGGIQAVVEGVSEIQNDILYNKFGEAPASEPSGSFHDMDVSKAWFLRPHDDGEPLNRFTSTQYQIHAQNAVKNENSWPPELMRENCNVHQPDPGAMVTAPGFLSKPRHSAPKTKAMMTDRQRRLRISERLSALQELLPHSAEGGQASVLDDIIDYVKYLQLQIKELGRSRLGGESSTESFIFLEGYGHYISKQILNEPLEEMMGKLLEENPAAAAQFLESKGLFMMPINLVEGLQQAK, encoded by the exons ATGGAAGGACGAAGTGGCAACGACAACCCTTGGGATTTGATGTCTATGAGTGTTGATGGCAAAGCCAATAAAGCCTCTCCTGTACCTGAAGATTGTCGAACCCAGCACTTCTTTTTGGCAGATGGAAAATGTGGAAATCAGACTAAAGCTCTGCCTTTACCTCAGTGGATTCAGACCCCACAATTGTCTCACAATTATGTCGAGTATCTTGCAGAAagttcaagatttctcccaaaGGCTACTACAGAAGGTTTGTTAGAGAGCATTCCTTCAAGTGTTGGTGGAATACAAGCTGTTGTTGAAGGGGTCTCTGAAATTCAAAATGACATATTATACAACAAATTTGGAGAGGCTCCTGCATCCGAACCTTCTGGTTCTTTCCATGACATGGATGTTTCTAAG GCATGGTTTCTTAGGCCGCATGATGATGGAGAACCTCTGAACAGATTCACTAGTACACAATATCAGATCCATGCTCAG AATGCTGTCAAGAATGAAAATTCATGGCCACCAGAACTGATGAGAGAGAATTGTAACGTTCATCAACCTGATCCTGGAGCAATGGTTACTGCACCTGGTTTCCTGTCCAAACCACGTCACAGTgcaccaaaaacaaaagctaTGATGACTGATCGT CAGCGCAGACTACGAATTAGTGAGAGACTCAGTGCGTTGCAAGAATTGCTACCACATTCTGCAGAG ggtggtcaagcATCTGTACTGGATGATATCATTGACTATGTCAAGTATTTGCAGCTTCAAATAAAG GAACTGGGTCGAAGTAGATTGGGAGGTGAATCAAGTACTGAATCTTTCATTTTCCTTGAG GGGTATGGCCACTACATTAGCAAGCAGATTCTGAATGAACCTCTCGAAGAGATGATGGGAAAATTGCTAGAGGAAAATCCAGCAGCAGCAGCTCAGTTTTTGGAGAGCAAGGGCCTTTTCATGATGCCAATCAATTTGGTTGAAGGACTACAACAAGCCAAATAG
- the LOC126710132 gene encoding bHLH transcription factor RHL1-like isoform X2, protein MEGRSGNDNPWDLMSMSVDGKANKASPVPEDCRTQHFFLADGKCGNQTKALPLPQWIQTPQLSHNYVEYLAESSRFLPKATTEGLLESIPSSVGGIQAVVEGVSEIQNDILYNKFGEAPASEPSGSFHDMDVSKAWFLRPHDDGEPLNRFTSTQYQIHAQNAVKNENSWPPELMRENCNVHQPDPGAMVTAPGFLSKPRHSAPKTKAMMTDRRRLRISERLSALQELLPHSAEGGQASVLDDIIDYVKYLQLQIKELGRSRLGGESSTESFIFLEGYGHYISKQILNEPLEEMMGKLLEENPAAAAQFLESKGLFMMPINLVEGLQQAK, encoded by the exons ATGGAAGGACGAAGTGGCAACGACAACCCTTGGGATTTGATGTCTATGAGTGTTGATGGCAAAGCCAATAAAGCCTCTCCTGTACCTGAAGATTGTCGAACCCAGCACTTCTTTTTGGCAGATGGAAAATGTGGAAATCAGACTAAAGCTCTGCCTTTACCTCAGTGGATTCAGACCCCACAATTGTCTCACAATTATGTCGAGTATCTTGCAGAAagttcaagatttctcccaaaGGCTACTACAGAAGGTTTGTTAGAGAGCATTCCTTCAAGTGTTGGTGGAATACAAGCTGTTGTTGAAGGGGTCTCTGAAATTCAAAATGACATATTATACAACAAATTTGGAGAGGCTCCTGCATCCGAACCTTCTGGTTCTTTCCATGACATGGATGTTTCTAAG GCATGGTTTCTTAGGCCGCATGATGATGGAGAACCTCTGAACAGATTCACTAGTACACAATATCAGATCCATGCTCAG AATGCTGTCAAGAATGAAAATTCATGGCCACCAGAACTGATGAGAGAGAATTGTAACGTTCATCAACCTGATCCTGGAGCAATGGTTACTGCACCTGGTTTCCTGTCCAAACCACGTCACAGTgcaccaaaaacaaaagctaTGATGACTGATCGT CGCAGACTACGAATTAGTGAGAGACTCAGTGCGTTGCAAGAATTGCTACCACATTCTGCAGAG ggtggtcaagcATCTGTACTGGATGATATCATTGACTATGTCAAGTATTTGCAGCTTCAAATAAAG GAACTGGGTCGAAGTAGATTGGGAGGTGAATCAAGTACTGAATCTTTCATTTTCCTTGAG GGGTATGGCCACTACATTAGCAAGCAGATTCTGAATGAACCTCTCGAAGAGATGATGGGAAAATTGCTAGAGGAAAATCCAGCAGCAGCAGCTCAGTTTTTGGAGAGCAAGGGCCTTTTCATGATGCCAATCAATTTGGTTGAAGGACTACAACAAGCCAAATAG
- the LOC126710132 gene encoding transcription factor bHLH23-like isoform X3 yields the protein MEGRSGNDNPWDLMSMSVDGKANKASPVPEDCRTQHFFLADGKCGNQTKALPLPQWIQTPQLSHNYVEYLAESSRFLPKATTEGLLESIPSSVGGIQAVVEGVSEIQNDILYNKFGEAPASEPSGSFHDMDVSKAWFLRPHDDGEPLNRFTSTQYQIHAQNAVKNENSWPPELMRENCNVHQPDPGAMVTAPGFLSKPRHSAPKTKAMMTDRQRRLRISERLSALQELLPHSAEGGQASVLDDIIDYVKYLQLQIKGTLCAGTGSK from the exons ATGGAAGGACGAAGTGGCAACGACAACCCTTGGGATTTGATGTCTATGAGTGTTGATGGCAAAGCCAATAAAGCCTCTCCTGTACCTGAAGATTGTCGAACCCAGCACTTCTTTTTGGCAGATGGAAAATGTGGAAATCAGACTAAAGCTCTGCCTTTACCTCAGTGGATTCAGACCCCACAATTGTCTCACAATTATGTCGAGTATCTTGCAGAAagttcaagatttctcccaaaGGCTACTACAGAAGGTTTGTTAGAGAGCATTCCTTCAAGTGTTGGTGGAATACAAGCTGTTGTTGAAGGGGTCTCTGAAATTCAAAATGACATATTATACAACAAATTTGGAGAGGCTCCTGCATCCGAACCTTCTGGTTCTTTCCATGACATGGATGTTTCTAAG GCATGGTTTCTTAGGCCGCATGATGATGGAGAACCTCTGAACAGATTCACTAGTACACAATATCAGATCCATGCTCAG AATGCTGTCAAGAATGAAAATTCATGGCCACCAGAACTGATGAGAGAGAATTGTAACGTTCATCAACCTGATCCTGGAGCAATGGTTACTGCACCTGGTTTCCTGTCCAAACCACGTCACAGTgcaccaaaaacaaaagctaTGATGACTGATCGT CAGCGCAGACTACGAATTAGTGAGAGACTCAGTGCGTTGCAAGAATTGCTACCACATTCTGCAGAG ggtggtcaagcATCTGTACTGGATGATATCATTGACTATGTCAAGTATTTGCAGCTTCAAATAAAG GGAACTTTATGTGCAGGAACTGGGTCGAAGTAG